The following are encoded in a window of Sminthopsis crassicaudata isolate SCR6 chromosome 3, ASM4859323v1, whole genome shotgun sequence genomic DNA:
- the LOC141564666 gene encoding uncharacterized protein LOC141564666 isoform X4, with protein MSISLPQPDNFQTLKASPTPQDMEDHSTGQRGQPREGARAPPPCQAFPRRHHPVREAGPLYPNPLQKKGPGTLEALKAKEPTVSPKEEGGPPGAAEHKQPPSASLPGLVRFINNDGVHSTARLVRGTMVAAAARIGVEASREATMEDEEEPEGEEESGGAGSGQGLVEDKRFLCVACGKHFKRAWELFSHEVVHNSARPFRCELCDAAFKRHSDFKSHALVHSEERPHTCEAWAKGFKRASNLQMLSYWVTSDSGAEPRWTAAASLSCSCLSPHLLLLPSSPFCYSPRMRRPFPPQAAGAPLPPFSRSLLLSSFPLLSFIHMKVLLLTNMPPSLPTLQNLHFIQTPPGALGMCFSVLPGGWAQLAPQCLAPLKRSPRLTLPAAHPLAAQAAPRSPPPRQAPTSWGLPFIPAPREWFFTCGGRSTAPSISEAEYNFPVL; from the exons ATGTCCATCTCCCTCCCTCAGCCCGACAACTTCCAGACGCTGAAAGCTAGCCCTACGCCCCAGG ACATGGAGGACCACTCTACAGGCCAGCGCGGGCAGCCCAGGGAAGGGGCGAGGGCCCCACCCCCTTGCCAGGCCTTCCCTCGGAGGCATCATCCCGTGAGGGAAGCGGGtcccctgtaccccaatcctctCCAGAAGAAGGGCCCTGGGACACTGGAGGCCTTGAAGGCCAAG gaGCCTACAGTGTCCCCCAAAGAAGAAGGGGGGCCGCCGGGAGCAGCGGAGCACAAGCAGCCCCCCTCAGCCTCCCTTCCGGGTCTGGTCCGTTTCATTAACAATGATGGAGTCCACTCCACAGCCCGCTTAGTTCGAGGTACGATGGTGGCGGCGGCAGCCAGGATCGGGGTGGAAGCTTCCAGGGAGGCCACCATGGAGGATGAGGAAGAGCCAGAAGGGGAGGAGGAGTCGGGGGGTGCTGGCTCTGGGCAGGGCCTCGTGGAGGACAAGCGGTTCCTGTGTGTGGCCTGTGGCAAACACTTCAAGCGGGCCTGGGAGCTGTTCAGCCACGAGGTGGTCCACAACTCGGCCCGGCCCTTCCGCTGCGAGCTCTGTGATGCAGCCTTCAAGAGACACTCCGACTTCAAGAGCCACGCACTGGTGCACAGTGAGGAGCGGCCCCACACCTGTGAGGCCTGGGCCAAGGGCTTCAAGAGGGCCAGCAACCTGCAG ATGCTGAGCTACTGGGTGACGTCAGACAGCGGGGCAGAGCCCAGATGGACGGCAGCGGCCTCGCTGAGCTGCTCCTGCTTGTCccctcatctcctcctcctcccatctTCCCCATTCTGTTACAGTCCCAGAATGAGGAGGCCCTTCCCCCCCCAAGCAGCAGgggcccccctccctcccttctccaggAGCTTGCTTCTTTCCTCattccccctcctctctttcaTCCATATGAAAGTTCTCTTGCTCACAAACATGCCCCCTTCTCTCCCAACTTTACAAAACCTTCACTTCATCCAGACGCCCCCTGGAGCCCTGGGCATGTGCTTCTCAGTCCTCCCGGGTGGCTGGGCTCAGCTCGCCCCTCAGTGTTTGGCGCCCCTGAAACGGAGCCCGAGGCTTACTCTTCCCGCAGCTCACCCTCTTGCTGCCCAGGCTGCACCACGCTCCCCCCCCCCTCGCCAGGCTCCCACCTCTTGGGGTCTTCCTTTCATTCCCGCACCCAGAGAGTGGTTCTTCACTTGTGGAGGCAGATCCACCGCTCCCTCTATTTCAGAGGCTGAGTACAACTTCCCGGTCCTCTAA
- the LOC141564666 gene encoding uncharacterized protein LOC141564666 isoform X1: MHLSTRTLRLPGAPPVFFEVQHFSPNGGAIPTGHHAPSWPSPQALLLGRSASRVLFSFADMEDHSTGQRGQPREGARAPPPCQAFPRRHHPVREAGPLYPNPLQKKGPGTLEALKAKEPTVSPKEEGGPPGAAEHKQPPSASLPGLVRFINNDGVHSTARLVRGTMVAAAARIGVEASREATMEDEEEPEGEEESGGAGSGQGLVEDKRFLCVACGKHFKRAWELFSHEVVHNSARPFRCELCDAAFKRHSDFKSHALVHSEERPHTCEAWAKGFKRASNLQEHRRIHSGERPFPCPSCPKRFKSPHELQRHSAQHASARPFACPDCGKAFAARPALLLHRRQHCQDKPHACGACGKRFTYGHSLRVHERVHTGARPFACPLCAKAFKQSNALTSHRRVHSGERPFPCATCGKAFKQASYLAVHQRAHTGERPYACPTCGKAFARPSLLGQHRRVHSPGRHCPKLFKDRAYGAAREKGHAGDAPHQRPVRGKGFSHPSHRRQHGRPGDG; this comes from the exons ATGCACCTTTCCACACGTACCCTGAGGCTTCCAGGGGCTCCCCCAGTCTTCTTTGAGGTGCAGCATTTCTCCCCCAATGGGGGAGCCATCCCCACAGGGCATCATGCACCTTCCTGGCCAAGCCCTCAGGCTTTGCTTCTGGGTCGGAGTGCATCCAGAGTTCTCTTCTCTTTTGCAGACATGGAGGACCACTCTACAGGCCAGCGCGGGCAGCCCAGGGAAGGGGCGAGGGCCCCACCCCCTTGCCAGGCCTTCCCTCGGAGGCATCATCCCGTGAGGGAAGCGGGtcccctgtaccccaatcctctCCAGAAGAAGGGCCCTGGGACACTGGAGGCCTTGAAGGCCAAG gaGCCTACAGTGTCCCCCAAAGAAGAAGGGGGGCCGCCGGGAGCAGCGGAGCACAAGCAGCCCCCCTCAGCCTCCCTTCCGGGTCTGGTCCGTTTCATTAACAATGATGGAGTCCACTCCACAGCCCGCTTAGTTCGAGGTACGATGGTGGCGGCGGCAGCCAGGATCGGGGTGGAAGCTTCCAGGGAGGCCACCATGGAGGATGAGGAAGAGCCAGAAGGGGAGGAGGAGTCGGGGGGTGCTGGCTCTGGGCAGGGCCTCGTGGAGGACAAGCGGTTCCTGTGTGTGGCCTGTGGCAAACACTTCAAGCGGGCCTGGGAGCTGTTCAGCCACGAGGTGGTCCACAACTCGGCCCGGCCCTTCCGCTGCGAGCTCTGTGATGCAGCCTTCAAGAGACACTCCGACTTCAAGAGCCACGCACTGGTGCACAGTGAGGAGCGGCCCCACACCTGTGAGGCCTGGGCCAAGGGCTTCAAGAGGGCCAGCAACCTGCAG GAGCACCGGCGCATCCACAGCGGGGAGCGGCCCTTCCCCTGCCCGTCCTGCCCGAAGCGCTTCAAGTCTCCCCACGAGCTGCAGCGGCACTCGGCGCAGCACGCCTCGGCGCGGCCCTTCGCCTGCCCGGACTGCGGCAAGGCCTTCGCGGCGCGCCCCGCGCTGCTGCTGCACCGGCGCCAGCACTGCCAGGACAAGCCCCACGCGTGCGGCGCGTGCGGCAAGCGCTTCACCTACGGCCACAGCCTGCGCGTGCACGAGCGCGTGCACACCGGAGCCCGGCCCTTCGCCTGCCCGCTGTGCGCCAAGGCCTTCAAGCAGTCCAACGCCCTGACCTCGCACCGCCGCGTGCACTCGGGCGAGCGCCCGTTCCCGTGCGCCACCTGCGGCAAGGCCTTCAAGCAGGCCTCCTACCTGGCGGTGCACCAGCGCGCGCACACCGGCGAGCGGCCGTACGCGTGCCCCACGTGCGGCAAGGCCTTTGCCCGGCCCTCGCTGCTGGGGCAGCACCGCAGGGTGCACAGCCCCGGCCGCCACTGCCCCAAGCTCTTCAAGGACCGGGCCTACGGCGCCGCGCGCGAGAAGGGGCACGCCGGGGACGCGCCCCACCAGCGCCCCGTCCGCGGCAAGGGCTTCAGCCACCCCAGCCACCGGCGGCAGCACGGCAGGCCGGGCGACGGCTGA
- the LOC141564666 gene encoding uncharacterized protein LOC141564666 isoform X2 translates to MSISLPQPDNFQTLKASPTPQDMEDHSTGQRGQPREGARAPPPCQAFPRRHHPVREAGPLYPNPLQKKGPGTLEALKAKEPTVSPKEEGGPPGAAEHKQPPSASLPGLVRFINNDGVHSTARLVRGTMVAAAARIGVEASREATMEDEEEPEGEEESGGAGSGQGLVEDKRFLCVACGKHFKRAWELFSHEVVHNSARPFRCELCDAAFKRHSDFKSHALVHSEERPHTCEAWAKGFKRASNLQEHRRIHSGERPFPCPSCPKRFKSPHELQRHSAQHASARPFACPDCGKAFAARPALLLHRRQHCQDKPHACGACGKRFTYGHSLRVHERVHTGARPFACPLCAKAFKQSNALTSHRRVHSGERPFPCATCGKAFKQASYLAVHQRAHTGERPYACPTCGKAFARPSLLGQHRRVHSPGRHCPKLFKDRAYGAAREKGHAGDAPHQRPVRGKGFSHPSHRRQHGRPGDG, encoded by the exons ATGTCCATCTCCCTCCCTCAGCCCGACAACTTCCAGACGCTGAAAGCTAGCCCTACGCCCCAGG ACATGGAGGACCACTCTACAGGCCAGCGCGGGCAGCCCAGGGAAGGGGCGAGGGCCCCACCCCCTTGCCAGGCCTTCCCTCGGAGGCATCATCCCGTGAGGGAAGCGGGtcccctgtaccccaatcctctCCAGAAGAAGGGCCCTGGGACACTGGAGGCCTTGAAGGCCAAG gaGCCTACAGTGTCCCCCAAAGAAGAAGGGGGGCCGCCGGGAGCAGCGGAGCACAAGCAGCCCCCCTCAGCCTCCCTTCCGGGTCTGGTCCGTTTCATTAACAATGATGGAGTCCACTCCACAGCCCGCTTAGTTCGAGGTACGATGGTGGCGGCGGCAGCCAGGATCGGGGTGGAAGCTTCCAGGGAGGCCACCATGGAGGATGAGGAAGAGCCAGAAGGGGAGGAGGAGTCGGGGGGTGCTGGCTCTGGGCAGGGCCTCGTGGAGGACAAGCGGTTCCTGTGTGTGGCCTGTGGCAAACACTTCAAGCGGGCCTGGGAGCTGTTCAGCCACGAGGTGGTCCACAACTCGGCCCGGCCCTTCCGCTGCGAGCTCTGTGATGCAGCCTTCAAGAGACACTCCGACTTCAAGAGCCACGCACTGGTGCACAGTGAGGAGCGGCCCCACACCTGTGAGGCCTGGGCCAAGGGCTTCAAGAGGGCCAGCAACCTGCAG GAGCACCGGCGCATCCACAGCGGGGAGCGGCCCTTCCCCTGCCCGTCCTGCCCGAAGCGCTTCAAGTCTCCCCACGAGCTGCAGCGGCACTCGGCGCAGCACGCCTCGGCGCGGCCCTTCGCCTGCCCGGACTGCGGCAAGGCCTTCGCGGCGCGCCCCGCGCTGCTGCTGCACCGGCGCCAGCACTGCCAGGACAAGCCCCACGCGTGCGGCGCGTGCGGCAAGCGCTTCACCTACGGCCACAGCCTGCGCGTGCACGAGCGCGTGCACACCGGAGCCCGGCCCTTCGCCTGCCCGCTGTGCGCCAAGGCCTTCAAGCAGTCCAACGCCCTGACCTCGCACCGCCGCGTGCACTCGGGCGAGCGCCCGTTCCCGTGCGCCACCTGCGGCAAGGCCTTCAAGCAGGCCTCCTACCTGGCGGTGCACCAGCGCGCGCACACCGGCGAGCGGCCGTACGCGTGCCCCACGTGCGGCAAGGCCTTTGCCCGGCCCTCGCTGCTGGGGCAGCACCGCAGGGTGCACAGCCCCGGCCGCCACTGCCCCAAGCTCTTCAAGGACCGGGCCTACGGCGCCGCGCGCGAGAAGGGGCACGCCGGGGACGCGCCCCACCAGCGCCCCGTCCGCGGCAAGGGCTTCAGCCACCCCAGCCACCGGCGGCAGCACGGCAGGCCGGGCGACGGCTGA
- the LOC141564666 gene encoding uncharacterized protein LOC141564666 isoform X3 gives MEDHSTGQRGQPREGARAPPPCQAFPRRHHPVREAGPLYPNPLQKKGPGTLEALKAKEPTVSPKEEGGPPGAAEHKQPPSASLPGLVRFINNDGVHSTARLVRGTMVAAAARIGVEASREATMEDEEEPEGEEESGGAGSGQGLVEDKRFLCVACGKHFKRAWELFSHEVVHNSARPFRCELCDAAFKRHSDFKSHALVHSEERPHTCEAWAKGFKRASNLQEHRRIHSGERPFPCPSCPKRFKSPHELQRHSAQHASARPFACPDCGKAFAARPALLLHRRQHCQDKPHACGACGKRFTYGHSLRVHERVHTGARPFACPLCAKAFKQSNALTSHRRVHSGERPFPCATCGKAFKQASYLAVHQRAHTGERPYACPTCGKAFARPSLLGQHRRVHSPGRHCPKLFKDRAYGAAREKGHAGDAPHQRPVRGKGFSHPSHRRQHGRPGDG, from the exons ATGGAGGACCACTCTACAGGCCAGCGCGGGCAGCCCAGGGAAGGGGCGAGGGCCCCACCCCCTTGCCAGGCCTTCCCTCGGAGGCATCATCCCGTGAGGGAAGCGGGtcccctgtaccccaatcctctCCAGAAGAAGGGCCCTGGGACACTGGAGGCCTTGAAGGCCAAG gaGCCTACAGTGTCCCCCAAAGAAGAAGGGGGGCCGCCGGGAGCAGCGGAGCACAAGCAGCCCCCCTCAGCCTCCCTTCCGGGTCTGGTCCGTTTCATTAACAATGATGGAGTCCACTCCACAGCCCGCTTAGTTCGAGGTACGATGGTGGCGGCGGCAGCCAGGATCGGGGTGGAAGCTTCCAGGGAGGCCACCATGGAGGATGAGGAAGAGCCAGAAGGGGAGGAGGAGTCGGGGGGTGCTGGCTCTGGGCAGGGCCTCGTGGAGGACAAGCGGTTCCTGTGTGTGGCCTGTGGCAAACACTTCAAGCGGGCCTGGGAGCTGTTCAGCCACGAGGTGGTCCACAACTCGGCCCGGCCCTTCCGCTGCGAGCTCTGTGATGCAGCCTTCAAGAGACACTCCGACTTCAAGAGCCACGCACTGGTGCACAGTGAGGAGCGGCCCCACACCTGTGAGGCCTGGGCCAAGGGCTTCAAGAGGGCCAGCAACCTGCAG GAGCACCGGCGCATCCACAGCGGGGAGCGGCCCTTCCCCTGCCCGTCCTGCCCGAAGCGCTTCAAGTCTCCCCACGAGCTGCAGCGGCACTCGGCGCAGCACGCCTCGGCGCGGCCCTTCGCCTGCCCGGACTGCGGCAAGGCCTTCGCGGCGCGCCCCGCGCTGCTGCTGCACCGGCGCCAGCACTGCCAGGACAAGCCCCACGCGTGCGGCGCGTGCGGCAAGCGCTTCACCTACGGCCACAGCCTGCGCGTGCACGAGCGCGTGCACACCGGAGCCCGGCCCTTCGCCTGCCCGCTGTGCGCCAAGGCCTTCAAGCAGTCCAACGCCCTGACCTCGCACCGCCGCGTGCACTCGGGCGAGCGCCCGTTCCCGTGCGCCACCTGCGGCAAGGCCTTCAAGCAGGCCTCCTACCTGGCGGTGCACCAGCGCGCGCACACCGGCGAGCGGCCGTACGCGTGCCCCACGTGCGGCAAGGCCTTTGCCCGGCCCTCGCTGCTGGGGCAGCACCGCAGGGTGCACAGCCCCGGCCGCCACTGCCCCAAGCTCTTCAAGGACCGGGCCTACGGCGCCGCGCGCGAGAAGGGGCACGCCGGGGACGCGCCCCACCAGCGCCCCGTCCGCGGCAAGGGCTTCAGCCACCCCAGCCACCGGCGGCAGCACGGCAGGCCGGGCGACGGCTGA